Proteins co-encoded in one Geovibrio ferrireducens genomic window:
- a CDS encoding RrF2 family transcriptional regulator, with amino-acid sequence MRMSKKTEYAVHSLVIIACGGGNHIQLEELAEKQNISKSYLAKVMQELSKTGIIKASPGVNGGYYMGKEPSCITLADVFRIFEDTPKSVCCQFANRNCDAEGVCEITQRVSKGFEKLYEELEKTTFADLVVKADISRFALNWLKG; translated from the coding sequence ATGAGGATGTCGAAAAAAACCGAGTATGCGGTGCACAGCCTGGTGATTATAGCATGCGGCGGAGGAAACCACATTCAGCTTGAAGAGCTTGCAGAAAAACAAAACATATCAAAATCTTATCTTGCAAAAGTTATGCAGGAGCTCTCTAAAACAGGAATAATAAAGGCAAGTCCCGGTGTGAACGGCGGGTATTATATGGGAAAGGAGCCGTCATGCATCACCCTTGCGGATGTTTTCCGCATATTTGAAGACACGCCCAAAAGCGTATGCTGTCAGTTCGCCAACAGAAACTGCGACGCGGAAGGAGTCTGTGAAATAACCCAGCGTGTCAGCAAAGGATTTGAAAAGCTATATGAGGAGCTTGAAAAAACTACCTTTGCGGATCTGGTGGTCAAAGCGGATATTTCGAGGTTTGCACTGAACTGGCTTAAAGGATAA
- a CDS encoding HAD family hydrolase — translation MFRMIIFDLDGTVLNTLDDIHSSLMDTLDKFGLEKFGIDTTRTFVGDGIRKLIERAVSPDKYSENIENYFREIYNKRLVETTKPYDGITDVMERLKAAGACQVVLSNKATEYTDSIVRHFGLDRYLDGWYGFDCFHEKKPSPLPVREILKEKGFSVDDALMIGDNYTDIESGAGAGIKTCFCKYGYGKLRSVQADFFIGSPSEIPQIAGLK, via the coding sequence ATGTTTAGAATGATAATTTTTGATCTCGACGGTACGGTTCTCAATACTCTGGATGATATTCACTCCTCGCTTATGGATACTCTGGATAAGTTCGGTCTGGAGAAATTCGGGATTGATACCACCAGAACCTTTGTGGGCGACGGGATTAGAAAGCTCATAGAAAGAGCAGTATCACCAGATAAATATAGCGAGAATATAGAGAATTACTTTAGGGAAATTTATAACAAAAGGCTGGTTGAAACCACGAAGCCGTATGACGGAATTACTGATGTTATGGAACGTCTTAAGGCTGCCGGAGCCTGTCAGGTGGTGCTTTCCAACAAGGCAACGGAATATACTGACTCTATAGTGCGTCATTTCGGGCTCGACAGGTATCTGGACGGATGGTACGGATTTGACTGTTTCCATGAGAAAAAACCCTCCCCCCTGCCCGTCCGTGAGATATTGAAGGAAAAGGGTTTTTCCGTTGATGATGCCCTTATGATCGGCGACAACTACACGGATATAGAAAGCGGCGCCGGAGCGGGCATAAAAACTTGCTTTTGTAAATACGGCTATGGTAAATTGAGGTCTGTTCAGGCGGACTTTTTCATAGGTTCACCTTCGGAAATCCCTCAGATAGCAGGTTTGAAATGA
- a CDS encoding amidohydrolase family protein — MTKKAIYADWIYYDGKIEQNKYLIINDNIIEGLSLAPENGCEIIRRENSAVFPGLINTHAHLPMSMFRGLADDLALMDWLKNHIWPVESKWLSDAFVHDATLLSAVEMIRCGTVCANDMYFFSDHVASALIKCGLRGVVGVGVLDFPTKTGKGADDYIAKGAALYQKYKDHETIDISLCPHAPYTVNPDNFRKCVEFCGKHDILLHTHLLEAPTERADITERYGKSPIELMNEVGAFDIKSIFAHTIHPTDEEIGLMGSKGVCTAHCLESNMKLASGFSPVKKMLDAGMNVTIGTDGQASNNDIDMIGEMSTVAKFHKAFNMDATVLDAKTVLDMATKNAAKALGLEKCGELKAGYKADFFVLSFDAVNVTPVYNPVSHLVYSASQRDVTDVYVNGKCLMENGVITVIDEHEIKDKARSWAAKIKG, encoded by the coding sequence ATGACAAAAAAGGCAATCTACGCAGACTGGATCTACTATGACGGAAAGATTGAGCAGAATAAATACCTTATAATCAATGATAATATAATAGAAGGCCTTTCACTCGCACCTGAAAACGGATGCGAGATTATCCGCCGGGAAAATTCGGCTGTTTTTCCGGGTCTCATAAATACCCATGCTCACCTGCCCATGTCTATGTTCAGGGGGCTTGCGGACGACCTTGCCCTCATGGACTGGCTGAAAAACCACATATGGCCAGTGGAATCAAAATGGCTTTCTGACGCTTTTGTGCATGATGCCACTCTGCTTTCTGCTGTGGAGATGATCCGCTGCGGCACTGTGTGCGCTAATGATATGTACTTTTTCTCCGATCATGTGGCCTCAGCCCTTATCAAATGCGGGCTTCGCGGTGTAGTGGGTGTCGGGGTGCTGGACTTCCCCACCAAAACCGGCAAAGGTGCTGACGATTACATAGCAAAAGGCGCTGCCCTCTATCAGAAATATAAAGATCACGAAACAATAGATATTTCCCTCTGCCCGCACGCTCCGTACACGGTTAATCCGGATAACTTCCGCAAGTGCGTTGAGTTCTGCGGCAAACATGACATACTTCTGCATACTCACCTTCTGGAAGCACCAACTGAAAGAGCCGATATAACAGAGAGATACGGTAAATCCCCTATTGAGCTTATGAATGAGGTGGGCGCTTTTGACATTAAATCAATCTTCGCCCATACCATTCATCCCACCGATGAGGAGATAGGGCTCATGGGCAGCAAAGGCGTGTGCACCGCCCACTGTCTGGAAAGCAACATGAAGCTTGCCAGCGGGTTTTCCCCTGTGAAAAAGATGCTGGATGCCGGAATGAACGTCACCATCGGCACTGACGGTCAAGCGAGCAATAATGACATTGATATGATTGGGGAAATGAGCACCGTTGCTAAGTTCCATAAGGCTTTTAACATGGATGCCACTGTTCTGGATGCTAAAACTGTTCTGGATATGGCAACGAAAAACGCCGCAAAGGCTCTGGGGCTTGAAAAATGCGGAGAGCTCAAGGCCGGTTACAAGGCGGATTTCTTTGTTCTGTCTTTTGATGCGGTCAATGTCACACCAGTGTATAATCCGGTTTCCCACCTTGTGTATTCCGCAAGCCAGCGGGATGTAACTGACGTGTATGTAAACGGTAAATGCCTGATGGAAAACGGGGTTATTACCGTTATTGATGAGCATGAGATAAAGGACAAAGCCCGTTCATGGGCAGCTAAGATCAAAGGATAA